Proteins encoded together in one Hemiscyllium ocellatum isolate sHemOce1 chromosome 31, sHemOce1.pat.X.cur, whole genome shotgun sequence window:
- the proca1 gene encoding uncharacterized protein proca1: MGALSLALLLLSLAALSRQREPSAAASYLSDGRYCAEARGAGYARISDGTLLLRLQEEEEREAGRPPGCSVSAEPRAVSSFMRECELRAAPLPPGTELRDTWSRQRSRCQAGPEHTPLRRSKRGFTYPGTLWCGAGNNADSYDHLGEFAETDKCCREHDHCEHVIHPFAYSYGHRNLRLYTLSHCDCDTELKRCLRKVNDTSSMVVGQAFFNVLEVPCFDLAFKEQCVERYWYGWCKKYDHVLIAVPRESGLYDYGGELIDLTETQNPASDSSTSFSSISNIQSFTAAPETSKPGATWQQSTLGQTFHAAEDVLKVMVSVTPSSAPSTVPSPVSNTENKTHVTLDKAKKKKGRKSNKRRKGKGRKKNHKAKLYSKTTEATNVLPILEKKVPNKENYFTEIEKIRNNEFNHLFDNSLDLGIKENAFNDVMNDESYRVDSFTQVYQMPSVAATKPIRRFQSYGDESFIPLAFTQVPNSEFYSEGVTVKLPLKLQDAHQLHREEAFTQPPTKPSHDSHFNKQISVLTVLMPGQHRAEVSTPLTVQEKLKVATNVKLKANQSAPPSERKNKKPRRKRKGRRRKHKKSKESKLILPTASSKTSHDILIN; encoded by the exons ATGGGGGCGCTGTCGCTGGCTCTGCTCCTGCTCTCCTTGGCCGCGCTCTCGCGCCAGCGCGAGCCGAGCGCCGCAGCCTCTTACCTGAGCGACGGCCGTTACTGCGCGGAGGCGCGCGGCGCGGGTTACGCGCGGATCTCCGACGGGACGTTGCTGCTGCGgctgcaggaggaggaggagcggGAGGCCGGCCGTCCCCCCGGCTGCTCCGTCAGCGCCGAGCCGCGGGCCGTCAGCTCCTTCATGCGCGAGTGTGAGCTCCGCGCCGCCCCCCTGCCGCCCGGCACCGAGCTGAGAGACACCTGGAGCCGCCAGAGGAGCCGGTGCCAGGCGGGCCCCGAACACACCCCCCTCCGCAGGAGCAAGAGGGGCTTCACCTACCCGGGGACCCTGTGGTGCGGAGCCGGCAACAACGCCGACAGCTACGATCACCTGG GTGAGTTCGCAGAGACGGATAAATGCTGCCGGGAGCATGACCACTGCGAACATGTCATCCACCCTTTTGCCTATTCCTACGGCCACAGGAACTTAAGGCTGTACACCCTCAGCCACTGTGACTGCGACACCGA GTTAAAGAGGTGTTTAAGAAAAGTTAACGACACATCCTCCATGGTTGTGGGACAGGCATTCTTCAATGTGTTAGAGGTCCCCTGCTTTGACCTAGCCTTTAAGGAGCAGTGTGTTGAACGATATTGGTACGGCTG GTGTAAGAAGTATGATCATGTTCTGATCGCTGTACCCAGGGAGTCTGGGCTTTATGATTATGGAGGAGAATTGATTGATCTTACAGAGACGCAGAATCCAGCTTCAGACAGCTCAACATCATTTTCATCGATAAGCAACATCCAATCTTTTACAGCAGCTCCAGAAACCTCTAAACCAGGAGCTACATGGCAACAGTCAACACTTGGCCAAACGTTTCATGCGGCGGAAGATGTCCTCAAAGTCATGGTTTCTGTCACTCCAAGTTCTGCCCCTAGTACTGTACCTAGCCCTGTGAGCAACACTGAGAACAAGACCCATGTTACACTGGACAAAGccaagaaaaagaaaggaaggaaaagcaaTAAGAGAAGAAAGGGGAAAGGGAGGAAGAAAAATCACAAAGCGAAACTCTATTCCAAAACCACTGAGGCAACTAATGTATTGCCAATTCTTGAAAAGAAAGTTCCGAACAAGGAGAACTATTTCACTGAGATAGAGAAGATTAGAAATAATGAATTTAACCATCTTTTTGACAATTCTCTGGATTTAGGGATAAAGGAAAATGCGTTTAATGATGTTATGAATGATGAATCTTACAGAGTGGACAGCTTCACACAGGTGTATCAGATGCCTTCTGTGGCTGCAACCAAACCTATTCGTAGATTTCAAAGTTATGGAGATGAAAGTTTTATACCTCTTGCATTTACACAAGTTCCTAATTCTGAATTCTATAGTGAGGGTGTGACTGTCAAATTACCGCTTAAGTTACAGGATGCACATCAGCTCCATAGAGAAGAAGCATTTACACAACCACCTACAAAACCCAGTCATGATTCCCACTTcaacaaacaaatttctgttttaaCAGTGCTTATGCCTGGACAACATAGAGCCGAGGTGTCTACTCCACTAACTGTTCAGGAAAAGCTTAAAGTGGCTACAAACGTTAAGCTGAAAGCAAACCAATCAGCTCCTCCCtcagaaagaaaaaacaaaaagcCACGACGTAAAAGGAAGGGCCGAAGGAGGAAGCATAAAAAATCTAAGGAAAGCAAGCTGATTTTACCAACAGCTTCTAGCAAGACTAGTCATGATATACTCATTAACTAG